The region GGAAATAATTTAAAAGATCACTGGGAAATTGCCAATAAATTAAACCTCTGGGATAGTGAGAGGTCTTCAGTGATAGCAAAAAGTCGATTTGTAACCCTTTTCAAACAAGCAGCAAAACTTGAGAGATCACTTATAAATTTCATGCTTGATTTACATGTTAAGAAAGGATATTTAGAAGTTCTTCCACCAGCTCTTGTAAACACAGCTAGTCTAACTGGATCTGGACAGTTACCAAAATTCGCAGAAGAAAGTTTTAAATGTGCTGATGATGATTTATGGCTGACTCCTACTGCTGAAGTTCCAATAACATCTCTTCATCGTGGAGAGATCATTCCTAAAGATTTGCTGCCGTTAAGATACGTTGCTTATAGCCCTTGTTTCAGAAGAGAAGCTGGAAGTTACGGAAGGGATACAAGAGGTTTAATCAGACTTCATCAATTCAATAAAGTTGAACTGTATTGGTTTACTACTCCAGAAAAATCTGAAGAGGCTTTAGAACAAATCACATATGATGCAGAATCTGTGTTGCGAGAACTCGAACTACCTTACCGAGTAATTCAACTTTGCACAGGAGACTTAGGTTTCTCCGCAAAAAAAACTTATGATTTGGAGGTTTGGCTACCAGGTGCAAATACTTTTAGAGAAATATCTAGTTGCAGTAATTGTGGAGACTTTCAAGCTAGACGTTCTTCAATACGAACAAAAGATAACAATAAAAAAAATATACTTTTGCATACCTTAAATGGAAGTGGATTAGCTATAGGTCGCACTATGGCTGCGATTTTGGAAAACGGTCAACAATCTGATGGAAGTATCAATTTACCAAAAGCCTTAATACCTTACTTCGGTTCGAACAAATTACAGCCAGAATAACCCAATCAAAATCTAATTAATGAACGTTCTATTATCTATAGCTGTACTTGGCCTTCTGATTTTTTTTCATGAGTCTGGTCATTTTTTAGCAGCAGTTCTTCAAAAAATCAAAGTCAGTGGTTTTTCAATTGGTTTTGGACCAGCTCTTTTGAAAAAGGAAATAAATGGAATTACTTATTCACTTAGATCTCTTCCTCTAGGGGGATTCGTGTCATTTCCTGATGAAGAAACTGATTCATTAGTTCAACCCAATGACCCAGATCTTTTAAAGAATAGACCAATTCACCAAAGGGCAATAGTTATTTCAGCGGGTGTAATAGCAAATTTATTACTTGCTTGGATAGTACTTATTGGTCAAGCAAGCTTTGTAGGGATTCCTAATCAACCTGAACCTGGAGTAATAATCATGGGAATCCAGCCAGACGAGCCTGCATTTAATTCAGGATTAGTTGCTGGAGATCGAATAATGAGCGTAAACGGTGAAGAATTAGGCAGCGGTAAAGAAGGCATTATGAATTTAGTCAATATCATTCAAAAATCATCTGGAGAAGAATTACTTTTTGAGAGAATTAATGAAGGAGAAAGCGAGACGGTTTCTATAATCCCATCTGAAAACGAAGGGAATGGGAGGATAGGAGCTCAGTTGCAACCAAATCTTCCCAATGAAGTATCGAAAGCAAAGAATATTGGAGAAATATTGGACAGCTCAAATTCACAATTTTATGAATTACTAAGTCGGACAGTTATTGGTTATAAAAGTTTGATTACTAATTTCTCTTCAACTGCTCAGCAGTTGAGTGGACCAGTCAAAATAGTTGAAATTGGTGCTCAGCTTTCAGAGCAAGGAGGGTCAGGTCTTGTACTCTTTTCTGCTTTGGTTTCAATTAATCTGGCAGTTCTTAACTCTTTACCATTGCCTCTTTTAGATGGAGGACAACTTTTTCTTCTAATTCTAGAGAGTATCCGTGGAAAGCCAGTTCCAGAAAAAGTTCAATTAGCTTTTATGCAATCTGGATTTGTTTTACTAGTTGGACTAAGTGTTGTTTTAATAATCCGCGATACAACTCAACTATCTTTATTTCAACAGCTTGTCCATAGATAATAACCTAAAAAATGGATTATTTAAATTTGAAAAAAATATTTTGAAAATAAATTTCCTGCAATTTCTTAAAACAATCAGGCAAAGAGTTAAAATGATATCCAAACGTGTTTAATAAGCACCTTAATGGCCAAAAAGTCAATGATAGCGCGTGATGTAAAGCGCAAAAAACTTGTAGAAAGATACGCAGCGAAGCGTAAAACTCTTATTGATGCTTTCAAATCAGCTAAAGATCCTATGGAAAGGCTAGAAATCCATCGAAAGATTCAAGCTTTACCAAGAAATTGTGCACCAAATAGAATTAGAAATCGTTGTTGGGCCACGGGTAAACCAAGAGGCGTTTATAGGGATTTTGGCTTATGCAGGAATCAACTTAGATCAAGAGCTCATAATGGAGAATTACCTGGAGTAGTAAAATCAAGTTGGTAATAACTATCAGCAAATTTATTTAAACCAAGAAGTGGGAAAGATTATATTTCCCACTTCTTTTTTAATTTTATAGTTTCAGGAATTGTGGTAAATGTTTCCTCTAGGAAACAAATCTATCGAGATTTTTACTCAATTAGTCCCATCAAGTGTAAGAATGTCTAAAGACAAAAAGCTATAAAGGCACGTGCAAGGTCAGACAAAATCCGTTTCCTTCGATGGTAGAGAGATAAAGCTCACTACAGGGAGATTTGCTCCACAGGCTGGTGGTTCAGTAATGATTGAGTGTGGGGACACCTCCGTTCTCGTAACAGCAACAAGATCTACAGGAAGAGAGGGGATTGATTTCCTACCTTTAATGTGTGAATACGAAGAAAGGTTATATGCAGCAGGAAGGATTCCAGGAAGTTTTATGCGTCGCGAAGGTCGACCTCCCGAAAGAGCGACTTTGATATCAAGACTTATTGATCGTCCAATGAGACCTCTTTTCCCTGGTTGGATGAGGGATGACATACAAATAGTTGCAACCTGTCTTTCCTTAGATGAAAGAGTTCCAGCAGATGTATTAGCTGTAACAGGAGCTTCAATGGCAACATTAATGGCAGGTATTCCTTTCCAAGGGCCTATGGCTGCTGTTCGCGTTGGCCTCTTAGGAGATGACTTTGTTCTTAATCCAAGTTATCGAGAAATCGAAAGAGGTGATCTTGACCTTGTAGTTGCTGGAACTCCAGATGGAGTAGTAATGGTTGAAGCAGGAGCCAATCAACTTTCCGAACAAGACGTTATTGAAGCTATTGATTTTGGCTACGAAGCCATAACTGAATTAATCAATGCTCAAAAAGAAGTTTTAAAAGAGTCAGGAATCAATCAAGAGATTCCTGAAGCCCCTAAGGTTGACGAAACAATATCAAACTATTTAGATAAAAACTGTACAAAATCAATTAGTGAAGTCCTCAAAAACTTTGATCAAACGAAAGAAGAAAGAGACAATAAGATCGAAGAAATAAAGACAAGTATTTCTTTAAAAATAGATGGACTAAAAGACGATAACGCTGTAAAAAAATCTATTTCTTTAAACAACAAACTACTAGAAAATAGTTATAAAGCTTTAACCAAAAAGTTAATGAGAGATCAGATAATTAAGGAAGGTAAAAGGGTAGACGGAAGAGAATTGAATGAAGTAAGAGCAATTGAGGCTGATGCTGCAGTTTTACCTAACAGAGTTCATGGATCAGCTTTATTTCAAAGAGGTTTAACTCAAGTACTCTCTACTGCAACATTGGGCACTCCAAGCGATGCCCAGGAAATGGACGATTTAAACCCTAATACTGATAAGACCTATATACATCATTACAATTTTCCACCTTACTCAGTAGGAGAGACTCGACCAATGAGAACTCCTGGAAGAAGAGAGATTGGTCACGGAGCTTTAGCAGAAAGGGCTTTAATTCCTGTACTTCCAGCAAAAGATACTTTTCCTTATGTTTTAAGAGTTGTTAGCGAAGTCTTGAGTTCTAACGGCTCCACCTCTATGGCCTCAGTATGTGGAAGTACGCTTGCACTCATGGATGCAGGAGTCCCCTTAAAAGCCCCTGTAGGTGGCGCTGCCATGGGCCTAATCAAAGAAGGCAAGGAAGTCAGAATTTTAACTGATATTCAAGGTATTGAAGACTTTCTTGGAGATATGGATTTCAAAGTTGCTGGCACAGAAAAAGGAATTACAGCCTTGCAAATGGATATGAAGATAACTGGACTTCCCATTGAGACAATTGGGGAGGCTATTAATCAAGCACTTCCTGCTAGGACACACATATTAGGGAAAATGCTAGAGGCAATTGAAACACCAAAAGACAATTTATCTCCTCATGCCCCAAGGCTATTAAGCTTTAGAATTGACCCAGAGCTCATTGGAACTGTCATTGGACCTGGAGGAAGAACAATAAAAGGAATCACAGAAAGAACTAACACAAAAATCGATATAGAAGATGGGGGTATTGTCACTATTGCCTCACATGATGGGGCAGCGGCAGAAGAAGCTCAGAGAATTATTGAAGGTTTAACTAGAAAAGTACATGAGGGAGAAATTTTCCCTGGTTCCATCACTAGAATTATTCCAATTGGCGCGTTTGTTGAAATACTTCCTGGAAAAGAGGGAATGATTCATATTTCTCAATTATCTGAAGCAAGAGTAGAAAAAGTGGAAGACGTTGTAAAAGTTGGAGATCAAGTAACGGTAAGGGTAAGAGAAATAGATAATCGCGGGCGCATTAATCTAACTTTAAGAGGAGTATCTCAAAATGGTGGAATGAACAACTACCCTGAGCCAACTCCTACGCCTGTAGCCCCTCTTACTTGATAATTAAACTACAAATTTAGATTCTTCTAGAGAGAAAAACTCCATAGCTTTTTGGCAAATCTTTTTATGAGATTTACCATGGCTAGCAATTAAACAGCCAGGCTGAGAATAGTTAGTTTGCTGGTAAGTCAAATTTGTTCCATCGGCATGAGAGAACATTCCACCAGCCGCTTCAATGAGTACATGGGGAGCAGCCATATCCCAATCCTTTGGAGAAGTTTGTCCAGATATAGATATATAAACATCTGCTTCTCCTCTCATAATCGAGGCGATTTTACAACCGACACTGCCTATTTTTTTTGTCTCAGCAAAGCACAAAGTTGACAGAAGTTTTTTAAGTTTTGATTGTTGATGATTTTTGCTTGAAACCAGAACTAATTTAGGAATATCAATCCTTTCACTAAAAGAAAAGTTCTTTTTAGAGCCATCTCGGTTTTCAAACCATGCACCAATTCCAATAATTCCAAACCATAATTCATTCTTTTCAGGAATCAAAACTATCCCAAGTTTTGGCTTTTCTTTATATGCCAAAGCAATATGAACTGCATAGTTTTCAGACCCTTGAAGAAAATCCTTTGTCCCATCAAGTGGGTCAATAATCCAGCACCAATCTTTTTTATAATTTTCTAGTTGAAAGGTTTTTTCCTTAGAAGTTTCTTCACTTAAAATATCCCATTCTTTAAATGTGAGATTATCCTGCAATCCAGAGATCAATAATTCATTAACTGCCATGTCAGCTGCTGATACTGGGCCATCGCCACCTTCTTCTACAGTTAAGGATCTTGGAAAGCCATAGGGAGGCTGCTCCCCTCTCGCATATGCCATCAAAACATCGGCTGAAGCCCAGCAAAGTTTTCTAAGCTCATCCAATAAAGTCGTTAATTCGACCTCTTCTGGCACAACAAGATCAATTGACATAATGGATTTAATTGACGAGAACCAGCATCAGCAAGAAAGATCAGAACCTTGTCCAGGGACACTTTACATAGTAGGTACGCCAATAGGAAACTTAGGAGATTTATCTCCGAGGGCAAAGTCAATTCTCAAGAATGTTTCAGTAATAGCCTGTGAGGATACTCGTAGAAGTGGACAATTATTGAAAATAATAAAATCTAAAGTACCACTTCTTAGCTATCACAAACACAATTTCAAAAGTCGTCAATCTCAATTATTAGGAATACTAGAAAGCAGGGGGAGTCTTGCTTTAATTAGTGATGCTGGCTTACCAGGGATAAATGATCCAGGTCAAGAACTTGTTCATGCTGCTAGGTCCAATAGTTATGAAGTAATTTGCATTCCAGGACCTTGCGCTGCAACTACAGCATTAGTAATAAGTGGCTTACCATCAGAGCGATTTTGCTTTGAAGGGTTTCTCCCAAAGAAACGAAGCCTTAGGAAGAAACGTTTGGAGGATATTTCACAAGAACATAGAACGACAGTAATATATGAATCACCGCATCAATTGATAAAACTCTTAGAAGATTTATCTATTGAATGCGGAAAAGATCGCCCTATTCAAATCGCAAGAGAACTTACAAAAAGATATGAAGAGTCAATAGGGAAGACCATCGAGGAGGTAAAAAAATATTTCATGATAAACAAGCCAAAAGGAGAATTCACAATAGTTCTAGGAGGAAATAATAAAAAGAAAAAGAATAGAATAGGTGAATCAGAAGCATTAAATAAACTCAATATTTTAATCAATCAAGGAGAAAGATCTAATATTGCAGCTCGAAAAGTTTCAGAAGAAACGGGTTATGACAAAAAATGGCTTTATTCGAAATTACATAAGAAGCTTGACAAATAAACTTTTTAACTCAAAGCTAATAAAAAGATAAATTTTTATTAGAGAATTTTTAAATGTTTTTCAGATTAAAACTTTTAACTCTAAATATTGCCACAGCAATATTGTTAATTTTTTTTCTATGCCTAGGATCTCAAAATATAGGGAAAAAATATAGTTTAGATTTTATAATTAATAAAACAGTATCTCTTCCAATTGGTTTCTTAATGGGTGCGACATTTACTTTCGGATTAATGTCTGGTGGTTTAACTTCAGTATTAATGATTAGCAAGGATGATGATAATTAACTTTTACAATAACTAATTATCCAAGCCAATTATTGAATCTTCAAGTATTAATCTAGTAATACCTTTTGAAATTAAATATGATTTTGAAAGTTTAAATACATTTGTGTTTGGAACCTTAATTACTCTTTGACTTCTCGAACAAATCCTTTTAGCAGAACGTTGATTAGCAAATAATAAAATTGCATTTCTTTGTAATTCATTTTCAGGTAAAAAGCTCCACTCAGGCAAATCAGAAATAGACTGCAATTCTAACTCAACTTTTTTATCCACAATCATATATACGCTTTCAGGAAGGCTTTCATAATTAAGTATCTCAAAATCTGATTTTTGCTTCCCTAAATCAAAATCAAAGCTAGAAATCAAGGGGGCTATTTCCTCAAAATCATTAGCTACATCTTGACTATTATTATTACTTACAAAAGACAAATCTTCACTTAAATAATCAGAATCTTCAACTGAAAAAGAATTAATCATATCAAGTTCATGTAAATTAGATTCTTGATTTACGTTAATACTTGAATCTTCTTTTTCATCTTGTTCCTTAAATGAAATCAATGAATTAGAATATTCTATATCCTTCTTTTCTATTATAGTTTTAGTATCAAACAATTTTTCGCTTTTATTGTGAATCTTTGATCGTTTTTTCTTTAAAAGTTTATATTCACTATCTGTTAATAAAGTTTTGACCGTTCTATTTATAGTATTTGGTGAACAACTATATTTTCCTGCTAAGAAATTGGTACTATCTCCAGCCTTATAAGCATCTAAAATCTCTGCTTTTTGTGTTTTGGTCAACCTTCTTGAAATCATTTTCTATCGTTTCTACATATCCAAGATAAGACCTAATCGCTAGAACTAGTAAAAAAACATTTCAACCTACAAAAAAATCTTATAAAAATCCAGAAAGCACAAGGCACCACCAAATTCAGTCCCAAAAATCCTATATTATTTGATTATCCATATGTTGATAAGAATCAATTAATTTCAATACATCAACAATCAAGCTATTGTTGGTCTGCTTAATTCTGCTTGTGGCGTGATACGTCAGTATGTAGTCTTGAATAGTTGAGTTTTTCAGACTAAAGCGAGCCTTATCGTTTTTCTCTTAAAAGAACCCCATTTAGCTCCCTTAGCTCAGCTGGATAGAGCAACTGCCTTCTAAGCAGTGGGCCGCAAGTTCGAATCTTGCAGGGAGCGTTCAAAAAAGCTTTGATAGAAATAGACTTCAGAGATCGGTGAAATTATCCAAGTCATTTTTCATATGTCATGCTATTTGCTCTTATTGCAATTCTAAAACAAAATATTTACCAAAAAGATTTAGCCGTACCAACGAAATGGCGTATTGGCTTGAATTCTGCATCAAAATATCAAGGTTGAATGTGAACGTGGGTGGTTAATTACTCCACAAGGTCGCAAAACAAAGGTTGAAAGAAAACTTGCAAAAGGACTCGGATCTAATAATCCAAGAAGCTTATGGAATCTGTACATAGCTTTCAAGCAAGAAAATACCTCCTCCCTTATCAGAGACACATTTAAACGACCTAATGTCCTAACAATAAATTCAGATAATTCTCTTTCACCAAAAGAAGCTCAATCCAAAGTTGAAACTCAAAGCCTTGTTCAAGGTGTATTAATGAACAGGGAGAACTTAAAAAAACGAATACTTGGCGACTTGCAAAGCAAAAGGGAAAAGAACAACAACTACCTACTAAGCAAGGTGAAGACACATCAATTTATTAAGGAAACTCTAGTGAAGAAAAGCCTCGGTCAGAAAGAAAAGCGATGATTAAATACTCAAAACAGGACTGAAAAAAGTAAAAACCTGAGGAAACGAAAGGAAGAAAACCCTTCAAAACTTAGCTGTTTTTTCACTTTATGCTCGACCAACATGTTATGGATAAGGGCTGGAACACATTAAATACTGAAAAAGTGAATATTTAATTAGAAAATTTACGATAATCTTGTTAAAGGGAAAAAGTTTCCCTTGAAGGGAAAGCGGTGGGTAATTAACAAATACCTTTATTTCAATAGGCTTTGACAAATTACTTCCCCGTGCATGGAGATAAACTTCTGCATAATTACAACGGGTCAAGCTCTTCTTAAAGTTAAGCCCAAGTGTAAGTTAATATCCTAATGAAAAGCTTTTTAAAGAAAGAATAGAAGTGCCTGAAGAAATGAAAGGTTTTGGTAAACAACGTAAACATAAAAAGAAACAACCAAAAGCAAATAAAAAAATATTAATTCCAGGTGCTTTAGAAGAATTTAAAGGCAATTTTTCACTTTCAACCAATAAATCAGCCAAGCCAACTAAGGAAGAAATAATTAATAAAGTATTTAAATTTCATTCAGAAGGTAATATTCCAGAAGCAGTAAGATATTATGAACTTTTTATCAATCTTGGCTTTAAGGATTGCAATATTTTTTCAAATTATGGAATTATTTTAAGAAGGTTAGGGAAACTACAAGAAGCAGAATTATTTACTCGCAAATCTATTGAGATGAACCCTAACAATGCAGATGCTTATGTAAATCTAGGAAATATATTGATAGATCTTGGTAAATCAAAAGAAGCAGAATCATCACAACGTATTGCCATTAAATTGAACCCTAATCTTGCAATGGCGCATAACAATCTGGGAAACACATTGAAAGATCTTGGACAATTGAAAGAGGCAGAAATTTCTACTCGAAAAGCAATAGAAATAAATCCTGATTTAGCAATCTCTCATAATAATCTAGGATCTATTTTGAAAGATAAGGGCCAATTACAAGAGGCGGAAATTTCTGCTCGCAAAGCAATTGAAATAAAACCTGATTTCGCAGAAGCGCATTGTAATCTGGGATCTATCATGAAAGATCTTGGACAATTGAAAGAGGCAGAAATTTCTGCTCGCAAATCAATTGAACTTAAACCTGATTACGCTGTTGGTAATTTTAATCTTGGATGTATATTGCTTGATATATATGATAAATACCAATCGATTATTGATTTAAAAGAAGCAGAATTATATACTCGAAAAACGATAGAACTTAAACCTGATTATCCTGATGCTCATTTTAATCTAGGGTCCATTTTGCTGGATTCAGACAAATTAGAAGAATCACATCTAGCATATAAAAAATCCTTAGAAATAAATCCCAAACAAATTCGTACTATTTCCAAGATGATTTTCACTTCAGCCCATCTTTGCATGTGGGATCAGATGGAAAAGTATATACCTGATTTAAATAGATTAGGGATAGAGGGAAAGGCAGTAAATCCATTAGAATTAATGTATGTAGAGGACAACCCATTAAATCACTTAAAGCGTGCAGTTAAATATAATCAAGAACACAAAAAAGAAGAATTACCAAATGTCAATCACAAAAAAAACAAAAAAATTAAGATCGGCTATTTTTCATCTGATTTCAGAAATCATCCAGTTACTCATTTACTAATAAGGACACTAGAGTTACATGATAAATCCAAATTCGATATATATGCATATAGTCTATCTAAGGTTAAAGATGATTATACAATAAGAGTAAAGAAAGCTGTATCTACTTTCAGAGAAATCAATAATCTTTCTGATCTTGATATAGTTAAACTTGCAAGAAATGATCAAATAGATATAGCAATAGATCTAAATGGAATTACAAAATTTCATAGAGCTTCTATTTTTTCTTATAGAGTAGCTCCTATTCAAATAAACTATCTTGGTTATACTGGATCGCTAGGATCAGATTCCTATGATTATATTCTTGCTGATAAAGTATTAATTCCAGAGGAAAATAAGAAATTTTATACTGAAAAAGTCTTACACCTTCCTAATAGCTCTTATCCCCATGATAATACAAGGAAAGTATCAGTTAATAAATTCAGCAGGGAGCAATTAGGACTTCCAGTAGATGGATTCGTATTTACATGCTTTAATGCAATCCAAAAAATAACTAGAAAAGAATTCAATATATGGCTCAGATTATTACATAGCGTAGAAGGAAGTGTTTTATGGTTAATAAAACCACATCAGGTTGCAATGAATAACTTATATTCTGAATTAATTAATCATGGCTTAGATAAAGAAAGGATAATATTTGCTGAACATATGAAATTAGACGAGCATTTATCAAGACAAGCATGTGCTGATTTATTTCTTGATACTTTCAATTTTAATGCTGCAACAACAGCAAATTTTGCCTTATCCTCGGGTTTACCAGTTATAACTTTATTAGGAAAGAGTTACAGTGCAAGAATAGGAGCAAGTATACTAAGTGCTTGTAATCTAAATGAATTAATTACAACTAGCCATGCTGAATATGAATCTTTAGCATGTGAACTTGCAACTAACAAAGAAAAGCTCAAAGCAATTCGCGAAAAGCTTATAAATAAAAATAAATTATCGTTTTTTGATTCTTCCAAATTTACTAATGAATTAGAACTTATTTATAATAAAATTATTAATACTTAGTTATAAAAATGGAATTATCAATTTATGGTTCAACGGGTTTTATTGGAAGTAAATTTATAAAGATGTACCCTTTTCATAATAGAATCAAACGCGAAGAGAGGAAACCTTTAAATAAAGATATTCTCTATTTAATTTCAAATGTAGGTAATTATAATCTCGATATAGATGCTTCAATTGATATAAAAACGAATTTATCAATACTTTGTGAAGTCTTAAATTATTGTAAAAATGAAGAAATTATATTCAACTTTATAAGTTCATCATTGGTTTATGGAAGTTTATGCCCAATCCCTGCAAATGAAAACTCAATATGCACCCCTAAAGGTTTTTATTCAATTACCAAAAAATGTGCAGAAGATTTGCTTATTTCATTCAGTAAAACATTTGGCATCAAGTATAGAATACTAAGATTATGTAGTGTCTTAGGAAAAGGAGAAAAAAAAGTTTCTAATAGAAAGAATACCTTAACTCAGATTGTTAATAAATTAAAAACCAATGAAAATATTGAATTGCATGGTGAGAGGGGACAAATTAGAGAGATCATACATATTGAGGATGCTTGCAGGGCAATTGAGTTAATATGTAAAAAAGGAAGATTAAATCAAATATATAATGTTGGTTCTGGTGAAATAATAAAAATTGAAAGTTTCATAAGTAATGCAAAAGAAAAACTCCAATCGAAATCAAAAATTATATACGTAGACACACCTAAATCAAAAACAGAAGAACTAAAAACTAATTTCTGGATGGATAGTAAAAAACTTAATGATCTAGGGTTTAAAAACCATTTTAATTATAAAGATATAATCAATGACATATGTAATTAATTTTTAAAGGAAAACTATATTGATTATATATTTCATTTAAACCACTAGATTTGAACTATGCTTTTTACACCAATCTAAATTTGATAAATACCATTCAATTGTAATTAATATGGCTTTCGAGAAATCATGTTTAGGGCACCAATCTAATTCTTGTATTATTTTTTTATTATCAATAGCGTACCTTCTATCATGACCCGGGCGATCTTTTACAAATACCTTAAATCTACTATGAGGAGCATTTGATTTATTATGACTATCTAGTAATTCACAAATTAATTCTACGATCTCTTCATTACTTTTTTCCTGATTTGCTCCAATACAGTATGAATCACCTACTCTGCCATTTAAAGCCACTTTTAATAAAGCATCTATATGATCTTCAACGTAAATCCAGTCTCTTATATTTTTTCCATCTCCATAAATAGGGATAGGTTTTTGTGATATAGCATTCATAATAATTACAGGAATTAATTTCTCTGGTAATTGCCATGCTCCAAAATTATTACTTGAGTTAGTTATTATTGTAGGCAGCCCATAAGTATGAAACCAAGATTTAACTAAATGATCACTGGCCGCCTTTGTTGCTGAATATGGACTACTTGGTTTATATGGACTGTCCTCAGAGAAAAGACCAATTGGGCCTAGCGAACCAAAAACCTCATCAGTACTAACATGAATAAACCTAAAGGAATCTTTTCTAGATAATTCAAGTGATTCCCAATGCTGGAAAACTGACTCCAACAAATTAAATGTGCCTATCATGTTAGCTTCTAGAAATATTCGTGGGCCTAAGATAGATCTATCAACATGACTTTCGGCTGCTAAATGAAAAACAATATCTGGATCAATTAAATCAATAGCATTTTTAGTATCTTCCTTATTCGCTAAGTCAATATTTAACAATTGATATCTATTAAGATCAAATTCATTATTAACAACATCTAAGTTACTCGCGTAGCTTAATTTATCTAAGTTAAATACTTTATGAGTAGTTTCTTTAAGTATTCTTCTAACTAATGTTCCTCCTATAAAACCAGAGCCACCTGTAACGAGGATTCTATTTATAGGTTCAGGAAACGAAATCATGATTTTGACCTTATATTCTTAATTTGTGTAAAATTTTAAAGAAAAATTCATCTGGTATATTTAGTTCTTAATAGCTTTAATAGATATTTTCCATATCCACTATTACTTAAACTATCGGCTAATTTTTCTAATTGCAGATCATCGATCCAACCTTGTCTCCAAGCAACCTCCTCTGGACATCCTATTTTCAACCCTTGCCGATGTTCAAGAGTCTTAACATAAAAGGATGCTTCCTGAAGTGAATTAATTGTGCCCGTATCTAGCCATGCCATGCCTCTTCCCATGATCTTTACATTTAAAAGTTTATCATTTAAATATTTTCTATTTAAATCAGTGACTTCCATTTCGCCTCGCGAAGAAATTTCTAATTCTTTTATTCTTTTAAACACCGTATTATCGTAGAAATATATTCCTGTTATTGCATATTGAC is a window of Prochlorococcus marinus str. MIT 0917 DNA encoding:
- the serS gene encoding serine--tRNA ligase: MIDQRLLRENPNLISEGLKSRGIDFDLGPLQKLCKELKALEEKRNSLQALGNSIGKEVGQKIKQGLSQDSDEISNLRIKGNQIKKQVGAIEDEEKSISNKLNEQILCLPNLPEKYSLKGKNEKDNKEIRKWGEPISGNNLKDHWEIANKLNLWDSERSSVIAKSRFVTLFKQAAKLERSLINFMLDLHVKKGYLEVLPPALVNTASLTGSGQLPKFAEESFKCADDDLWLTPTAEVPITSLHRGEIIPKDLLPLRYVAYSPCFRREAGSYGRDTRGLIRLHQFNKVELYWFTTPEKSEEALEQITYDAESVLRELELPYRVIQLCTGDLGFSAKKTYDLEVWLPGANTFREISSCSNCGDFQARRSSIRTKDNNKKNILLHTLNGSGLAIGRTMAAILENGQQSDGSINLPKALIPYFGSNKLQPE
- the rseP gene encoding RIP metalloprotease RseP, which translates into the protein MNVLLSIAVLGLLIFFHESGHFLAAVLQKIKVSGFSIGFGPALLKKEINGITYSLRSLPLGGFVSFPDEETDSLVQPNDPDLLKNRPIHQRAIVISAGVIANLLLAWIVLIGQASFVGIPNQPEPGVIIMGIQPDEPAFNSGLVAGDRIMSVNGEELGSGKEGIMNLVNIIQKSSGEELLFERINEGESETVSIIPSENEGNGRIGAQLQPNLPNEVSKAKNIGEILDSSNSQFYELLSRTVIGYKSLITNFSSTAQQLSGPVKIVEIGAQLSEQGGSGLVLFSALVSINLAVLNSLPLPLLDGGQLFLLILESIRGKPVPEKVQLAFMQSGFVLLVGLSVVLIIRDTTQLSLFQQLVHR
- the rpsN gene encoding 30S ribosomal protein S14, with protein sequence MAKKSMIARDVKRKKLVERYAAKRKTLIDAFKSAKDPMERLEIHRKIQALPRNCAPNRIRNRCWATGKPRGVYRDFGLCRNQLRSRAHNGELPGVVKSSW
- a CDS encoding polyribonucleotide nucleotidyltransferase, yielding MQGQTKSVSFDGREIKLTTGRFAPQAGGSVMIECGDTSVLVTATRSTGREGIDFLPLMCEYEERLYAAGRIPGSFMRREGRPPERATLISRLIDRPMRPLFPGWMRDDIQIVATCLSLDERVPADVLAVTGASMATLMAGIPFQGPMAAVRVGLLGDDFVLNPSYREIERGDLDLVVAGTPDGVVMVEAGANQLSEQDVIEAIDFGYEAITELINAQKEVLKESGINQEIPEAPKVDETISNYLDKNCTKSISEVLKNFDQTKEERDNKIEEIKTSISLKIDGLKDDNAVKKSISLNNKLLENSYKALTKKLMRDQIIKEGKRVDGRELNEVRAIEADAAVLPNRVHGSALFQRGLTQVLSTATLGTPSDAQEMDDLNPNTDKTYIHHYNFPPYSVGETRPMRTPGRREIGHGALAERALIPVLPAKDTFPYVLRVVSEVLSSNGSTSMASVCGSTLALMDAGVPLKAPVGGAAMGLIKEGKEVRILTDIQGIEDFLGDMDFKVAGTEKGITALQMDMKITGLPIETIGEAINQALPARTHILGKMLEAIETPKDNLSPHAPRLLSFRIDPELIGTVIGPGGRTIKGITERTNTKIDIEDGGIVTIASHDGAAAEEAQRIIEGLTRKVHEGEIFPGSITRIIPIGAFVEILPGKEGMIHISQLSEARVEKVEDVVKVGDQVTVRVREIDNRGRINLTLRGVSQNGGMNNYPEPTPTPVAPLT
- a CDS encoding 3'(2'),5'-bisphosphate nucleotidase CysQ family protein; this translates as MSIDLVVPEEVELTTLLDELRKLCWASADVLMAYARGEQPPYGFPRSLTVEEGGDGPVSAADMAVNELLISGLQDNLTFKEWDILSEETSKEKTFQLENYKKDWCWIIDPLDGTKDFLQGSENYAVHIALAYKEKPKLGIVLIPEKNELWFGIIGIGAWFENRDGSKKNFSFSERIDIPKLVLVSSKNHQQSKLKKLLSTLCFAETKKIGSVGCKIASIMRGEADVYISISGQTSPKDWDMAAPHVLIEAAGGMFSHADGTNLTYQQTNYSQPGCLIASHGKSHKKICQKAMEFFSLEESKFVV